ACCATTAATCCATGAAACATAAAAGTGTTTTAGTTTAAATTCAAAGTTAATTTAGTACTTCTTAAGGCAGCTGGGAGatgaacatgtttaaaaatgaatgagcttattccaagatgtttttttccctccttggAGCACATGGAGTCAAGATGGAAGATAGTCATTCGCAGGTGTGCGACACTGAGAATGGCCAGCGTGATGTCACATGGAAATCAGATGTTGCAGATCAAAGCATCTGGAGAATATCAGAATGGTAGCGTTCTTCtatgaaagaaacatttttttttttttatgaaaactaTAGAAAGAATATTCTAAAAGTATCCCAGTTATTTGTTGCTATGGTGTCATATTGACAGGAAACACACTTGAACCCAAGCTGTTCCCTAGCAACGAAATGACTGGATAGGTCTGGTTTATATGTTAatagacacacattcacaccaagaaaagggagaaaatacttttagttGTCAGTAATTCTTCTGAACAATACTGCCTCTGCCACAGACTAGCACAATGTATCCTGACTTTGTCCATAACTAAGGAAACATCCATCGTGAAACATCCACAACATGTTTGACGTCTATGATGCTTCATACAGCAGCCCTTTACCATACTCCATTAGTTGTCCTCTCTGACCACTGCAGAACATGTCAGCCGTTGTCTCAAGGCATAGCAATGGCAATTCAAAATGCTTTAGATaagatataaaacaacattaaagacAACGAGACAAGTgtcaagtaaaataaacacacagttgGATAATAGGAAACCTGCTGAACAACAACCAGAGCAAGATGATGGAGCCACAGATTATTGCTGCTCTTGATGTGTGGTCAAGACTGATATTGCTGTTAGTTGGGGGACTTGACAATAAAGTGAAAGCAATGTTGGCTGTAAACAACATGGAGGAGTGTGACATCATGGCGGCAAACCTCAAATCTCACGCAGATTTCAGGGGCTGACTTAAACCTGTTAAACAAAAGTGACTCGCAAAAGGACTGATGTGCTTTATGTGCAAAATCTGAGATTTTTGGCAAAGTCTCTTGATGTGGCGTTGACAGTAAATGACAACATGTCAATTAGTACCAACTTAAGACACATCAtaacaatgcaacatttttgaGCCACATTAAAACGTTTACCAGGTGGAGGTCGATGCCGGATATAATGTAGCAGCATTATGAAGAACATAGggtgcaaatttccccgctgcgggattaataaaggattatcttattttattaatgcGTCCTCACATAATCACATTCAATCTATGCAGGATGTGTTGGAGGTCAGGAAGACTTTTACTCAACTTCCTCACGTTTTAATGACCTAAATCAGGTAGGTTTACTCGCCTCACCTGGATTGCATCCTTATGAAACAGAGTAATTGCATTTGAGATACAAATGAGTATTTATACATACTTACACCATACCGTTATAccataaatatactgtatatatcttgcatttcatttattatttatctgttatttatgtaTCTAGTATactgcactgcacctttactgcttctttttgcacttctggttagatgctacaaaaactacatttcGTTGACCTGGTACcttgtgcaatgacaataaagttgaaccTAAtcatctaatctaatctaatttgTAGTCAAACATTATGCCATAGTTTGGCCTATGGTGATGCACCACTGTTCATACTATCAGATCATTTATAACAGTAAACAGAGGAACTGGTGCTGCATTGACATTAACCCGACCTGTAGACAGCATAAAACACCAATGATCATGCTCACCACATAGGTTGATCCATTTTCTCCCGAACGGACCTCCGTTTCGGGGAtggaaaaatgcatttttctctgGGTGTCTGACGACCAAAGTCCTCAAACGCCACAGCAGCGTTACGATGGAGAGGAAGGACACCACAGTTTCACCACAAAGTCCACTGCAGTGACTGTCGGCGGTGActacggaggaggaggaggaggaggaggaggaggaggcggctcTTTATCTGCTGGTTTGTAGTCCGAGGAAGGCGCTGCCAGGCCGGGGGAGACTGCTGACGACTTTACTATCTGTCCAACAACAAGTCATGCACCGACGATCATTCGCACAAAACTTCTCCCACGTCAGTGTCAAACTTTTCCAACTCCAGTTCCTGCAGCAGCCATGTTGCAAGTGTTGAGTAATTGCACCCTCAGTGTTggcgttttaaaaaaaatccctttaacGCACTTTTAAACAATCCGTGATAACTTAAAACCACCTACTGTAATATTTGAGTTTCAGCGTGTACAGGTGACTGTATTCAGATGAAGTTTCGGCTGAAGAAGGTGCAGTTtcttcctgcaaaaaaaaaaaaaaaaaaaaaagccccaaaagcGTCGCAGAGTCGGtggcaaaccttttttttttcccaaaatatgaGGGGAGACTGTTACACTTTTTgtgctttcatttatttggcTTGTCAACTAcatttagaagaagaaaaattgATACGACGACGAAAGGTAACTCATGGATAAGATGTGAAAGAAATCGCAGAGAAAGGAAGATGCACCAGCGCCGCTATGCCATCCTGTGCTCGGTGTATCTGGTGGCCCATCAAGAGGCATTGCAACAATCCTTCTGGGCGAAACCAATCGCGTTTTCAgccggggggaggggggggttcaCTATTCGAGggtaagaaaaaaagggaaaacaggCTTAATTTCCATCACACGTTTTAGATTAAATTATATAAGTGTGTAATATCATAACATGAATTTGTcaatatgatgttttttcaaaagaaatttAGCTTGTAAAATCATCTAACTTAAAATCCCCACTTGATTTGTTCCAACCCAAAGTGACAGTCgaaatcgaaaaaaaaaaaaaaaaaaaatcgtctAGATTTTGTAAACAATTCTAGAAATGTAGTGAAATAGGACGATATTATTACAAGATACTGGATGTGCTTTTGTCATAAGTAGAGTATAAATGAGAATGCATCTTAGGTTTTACCAAAGGAATCCATTGAttgcataaaaacatgaaattaagGCTTTGATTGGCTGCAAcattaattatttatgaatatttttgggggtttattctgcagacaaaaacaaactggatGCTTATTGTATGTGTCCACgcgctgtgtgttttttttattgattacatAATCAGATACTATGAAATAAAATGCGCAACAAAAATTGAGTGTATGCGTAATTGCAGCGCAAAATCGAGTTAGACTTGTAGATAAAATGTTGGAGCAGCTTCCTGTCACGTGTGCGCTACAGTAAGGTCATATGACTTCAGTCGTTGAAAATGAAAGCTGGGTGCAGCCAGCTTAAACCTGTACTGCTTGTTTTGATtctgaatttatgtttttatgcaaGTTATCAACTGAACGAGCTGCAGGTAAGACTTATATTCTGCAACATAACATCTGTGGACTGTAATAAGTAAATGACACATTATATCTATTGGAAAACAGATAGTTTTGGTGGATGTTCAGTAAGTtatctgtattttctgtaaTGATTTGTAATTGGCAGGTATGTGAGCTCTGCAGTGGCGCAGTCCTGAACGGCACCGCAGTGGGCCGGTTCTGCTCCTCATCCGCTGGTCGGATAGACGGGCGAtgctgcttgaaaaatgacaacacaaGCGACCCTGAACGCATCATCGGGTAGGAGTTTAATGTCGCCTTCAATGTCTATCagaaatatttattacattttagtaCACCTTGACAAATGGCCTGTGCATAAGAAGTTGTGTCGAAAGCAAATTATTGATATTATAGAACActattataaattaaataataataataataagtgacTAGGCAAAaaagttaatgtatttttttataagatACTCATATTATCTTTAGATATTCCTAGCTGtaattgtttgtatttgtttatctttgtcAATTTGATAACTAGGAGTGTTTATGATCCATTTTTTGGTCCCGGTGTCATACCTATGACAATCTGTGTGTTGCTGaaacttttaaaagtgaaatgttaataatgaatttgttttaacaagtttttttgtttgtatcagGTTGGATCTGTCCAATTGTTCACTAACTCACGTGGAGGATCTTCATGGAGCGTCAACAGCATTAATGATGTATGTATAGTAACTACAGTTTCATAGGTTTTTACATAACACACAGTATAGGGTATAGGCTAAATATATCTAGACCCTCCCTCAGTGACTCTGTGAGGTTATTTTTAAGGCAAAGTAGAAGACCTGAGCTCATCACCACAGTATATGTTAGTTCCACATGATAAATTGTTGTAGACTGCTGCACTCGAGAAGTACGTGGGCGATTCCTCCGAATGTTTGTTAGTGTTGATAAGTTTGTTAGGTGAAAGTTTCTATTCCCAGCACCAAATAAAAACTTTCTCTCCTACTTGCAAGGACCTAAACTCTTCAACTACTCTTAGGAGAGAAGATCTCTTacaacagaaagaaataaaTAGAGCAAATTTAGATTAACCCCACACAAGTACACAATTAGAGCACTTCATCAATATCCATATGGAACCATTTGTCGTTGCCccttttaactttaaaaatgttgctttgcAGAGACCTCTCCCTCAATCCCATTGTCAACATCAGCGACACGGCATTTCAAGGATTTATTGAGTTAAATTACATGTAAGTATTCTGTTGCAAAAACTGAACTATGACAGCTGCTCATGAGTATAtggcattttttctttaaaaagtccTTTTATGTGTTTCTGTAGGATTTTGCCACAAGACATAGTTTGTCCAGGGGGCAACGCTTCTTGGGAAAAGGTGGAGTTCAAAGAGGGAAATCGCCTTTGTGAAGGCCAGAGGGATATGTGCAACCAGACCGGACAGCTGTGTAAGTTCCCACCTGATACTCTTCAATTGTGACACAGCAGATATAAAACTGTAGTAGCCTTCTGGTAATATTTGACAACTGTTCATTTGATAATTATTAACCATCCTCAGCCATTAACTGCCCAGAGAACTCCATCTGCGCCCCTTATGGCCCCAGCTTCTTTGAGTGCAGCTGTGAGCACAACTTTCATGGATACAAGTGTCTTCGAGAGGTCAGTTCTGCAAGCAGCTTTGTTTTAATCATCCAGATTCTGTATTTCATTATCAAGTTCAACATAAGTGCATGTGaatctttttgattatttaaagttgtgtttttattttcattgtcaataGGGGGAGTTTCCTGTTCTCCTGGTGTTTGGGCCTCTTGGGGTGTTTATGGTTGTGATCTCGTTCCTGCTGTGGGTCACGCAGAGACGTAAGGTCAAGTCACTGTGACGCTGAACTGCAATCGAATCCTTTATCTGCAATGATATACTGAGCTGAAACTGAAAGGGAAAATGATGACACTAAGCCAGTGGTGACAAcaggctatttttttttttaaatattaggttttatatttctttattttatcagggtacattttaaaaactggCAATTTTTTGGGGCAATTTTAGAGAGATAATTAATTTCAACGTGTTGCTTGaagttttaaattgtatttacatttttgacaatAATACAACTGTTACAATTATGactctatttttaaatgtagttgACTGACACAAAATATCAACAAAGTgattgtgtgtgagaaaaatgCTGAGGATTCGCTTGCTGTTAATTGTGCCAAACCTACACTGTATAAGTGAGTTAACACAATGGAACTACATGTCCATATGCACATTTTAGGGCATCTGTAGAATTTGGCAAATTGTTTATTGCATGGTGAACATGTACTTTAGTCAGAGCGAAAAACAAGTCCGGTTCACTTTATGAATTGTGATGTGAACCATCAAGATTTTCTGTATATAAAAGTATATTAAAAAGTAAGACATTGTGTTTAACTAGAGGACTTCAGaatgttatttagtttttgctTTTACTACATTTTGTATGTTTCGTCTACAAGAGGAATCAAGTGAGTTTCACTTACCTCATCTGCTAAAATGTGCTCACTAGtcacatgaggaaaaaaaaaactgtcaacgTGGATTGGGAAGTGGTTCGGATACCTCTACAAAATAAGATTTAGGTTTCTTAtgacatattaaaaacaataaatatattgcTATGGTTTAGTAACCAAGAGCATTTTCTAATAAATGGCTACTGTAAAGGAAACGGTGGGTAGCTGTGGATAAGATGTTGCAAATCAAATGAGATTTGAAGCATGTGAGCATCATTTGTTGACTTTGTGGACATAACAATAAACTGACATCCTTTgccaaaaaaattgttttactaCCTAGTTTATGTCTCCCTCTTAATCTTGTCCAATTGATCCGGTCGTTTAAAACTAGTCAGAGGAATTTTATTGCTCGAGATATTGTACTGCAGCTCCGAGTAAAATTAGGCTCCATTTCTTTCTGATTTAAATCACATGCTGTGGTTGACAACGGATGCGTGTTGTGAACCACAGTTGAATTGTTCTGCTCTAAATCAGGCAATTAAAGGTTCTGTTATAAAGAAACAGTCACAACATGGATCTAATAAAACATCTTGCCTATACCCAATATTTAAATGAAGACAGAACTACCTTCCTCACCCACAGAGAAACAAATCTCTGTAATTATCCAATCCttccataaaaacacacatagactccgtttaaaaatgtttatgccttttcagatatatatttattgcatGCTCAAAGCACGATATTGTGTTGTGTGCAAGCATTCAAGCTCACAAACTCCCCCatcaaagaacacacacacacagaaacagccTCTGCGCTCTGACTGGTGAGAGCAGGAGGTCGTTCACTGGTCCACGTTTTTCACTCGAAGCACCACAGGGACCGAGGTGCACGGGATCATTCCCAGATCTGTGATGACTATGTCCACGAAGTCGGGCGGCGTTACGTCATACACGAGGTTGAGCAGGCCAAGTGAGGTAACTTCCTGCCAGTGCTCTAGTTGGGTCTTCCCTTTACGGGTCACAATGAGGTCATCAGGGTCATCTGGAATTTAAATCGATACACAGGTCAAATTGAGCAAAAAGCAGGACttaaagttatatatttatggAAGAACTCGACAAAACCAACCAGCCaactgactattttttttttcccgtacCTAGTTCATTGGACACGAAGGAATCAGTCTGCACCCTCTCACAAAACTTGTAGGTCTCACAACACACCAGCACAGGCACGTTAAAGGCTTTGGCCACCAAGGCTATCTGTGACGTCCCCACGCGAGACATGACGTAACCGTTGGCCAGCAGAGCGTGAGCACCAAGGAACACCTTTGATACCTATGGAGGTCCAAGATCAAGACATTAtgatataaacacaaaaaaaaaagaaaagaaatactgGCTTTGGCTACTCTTTGGGTAAATATAAACGCCTTGCTCTATCTACTAAGGGCTCGAATGTGTGAATGTACCTCTGGAAGGATGTAGGAGACAGCCGAGATAAGGACGTAGGTGCAGCTGATGCCTCTCTGGACAAGGCGCCTCAGGGCCTCCCGGCCCTCCAGTCGAGGCCTGCTATCCACCACGATCACACGGAACTTCCTGTTCTTCTCAAAGGCCTCGCAGAGGATGTGGTTGACCAGTGACGAGCTGAGCATGGATGAAAGTATAGATGGTGGTTTATGTTAGAATATTTAGAAAGAAGGTGGGAGTTTAATAGGCGAGGCAAGAAATAGTACGATAAAGTGATAAGAGGGGTTTAAAAGCAGGACTTTAGGTCTGGATACAtgagtgttgtgttttgttttgcatgacAAACAATAAAGTGGTGCTTGGAAACAGGGAACTGTGAAGATTCTACCACTGAAACTAAAACATACACACGCAAGTCAGCTTTAAGACGCTTACCATCCATAAACTAGGATGACATCTCCATCACTGATCTTTTCTATGGAGTACTTGGCAATAGCTTTAGCAGCAAGGATGATCTTCTCATTAATGTAGTCCTCGATACAGCGCAGCAGTTTGCGCTTTGCctgaacagagaaagagagaattcATGAGGGGGGAAGAGATAGAGACTGTATATCAGAAATATGAAGTCTATTGTATCTATGGAATATACAACAAGTTAAGTTTATGATCTCGGGTTAAATTCTGAGAAGAAAAAGTGTGACAATACCTCTTCTTCTTTGCATTGACTAGGAATATTGGAGATCTCTTTCTTGATGTATTTGATTGCATTACCCATGCTGGCTGACAGAGGGCGACATTGATTCAGAAAACTGCaagaaaaataagacagaagaagaattttttatatgttgaacagtgaaatgtaaaaagaattTCATGGAGTGACACATGAGGAAAACCGTAATGAAATGCTGGTTAGTAAAACTAAACTAGTGATGATGCATGAGTAAAATTGAAACACTTGTTTTATACCTGATATAAGGTTTCAGCTTGTTGACCAAGTCTCTAGATAGCTCCTCATTTGGAGGCGTAGTATAGTCTCTTATTACCTGaagcgggggaaaaaaaacaatgctttagtttgttgactttaaATCTATTcgcaatagaaaaaaatatgtttcaatctaacataaataaaataaatttctgAAGAAATTGCAGTCAAGATGGAAAGGAAAATAGGATGGTTATGCAGTCAGACCTAATAGAGCTTCGTACCTGTTTGAAGGCATGCAGCAGGGCGACAGAGCGAGCGTTGGATCCGGCCACAATGCCCTGTGAATACTGGAGACCCAGGCGAACAATAGCAGGGTGAATCACTGTGGAGGGAATGCTGCAACAGACAAAACCcgtcaataacaataaaagggatttaagattattttaagaaatgaaGATTAAATGGTATACTGTCAGTTTACCCAAGTTGCTGTGTTAGAGGGGCTTTGCGACTGTACTGGTGGAGATGAGAAAACAGGCTGACTTTGTAGCCGTAGTCCGACCGGAGTGGGATCTGAAATAAAGCAGATTCGAGTCCACTGCCATCAATACCCAGTAATTCAGTGGTTAATACTGAGATCatgaaggaaacacacagtgaaatcaCACATAGACGTAAATTATCAGTTAAGTTCAATGGATCACAAGGAGAATTAAATGTTCCTATAGAACTAAAAAATCCTGTATTACTAGTCAAAGGCTACTGTCACATAACATTTAGTGAGACTTGTTCACGTTTACCTTTGGCAACACAGGAAAC
This window of the Anoplopoma fimbria isolate UVic2021 breed Golden Eagle Sablefish chromosome 18, Afim_UVic_2022, whole genome shotgun sequence genome carries:
- the atraid gene encoding all-trans retinoic acid-induced differentiation factor isoform X1, translated to MKAGCSQLKPVLLVLILNLCFYASYQLNELQVCELCSGAVLNGTAVGRFCSSSAGRIDGRCCLKNDNTSDPERIIGLDLSNCSLTHVEDLHGASTALMIDLSLNPIVNISDTAFQGFIELNYIPFMCFCRILPQDIVCPGGNASWEKVEFKEGNRLCEGQRDMCNQTGQLSINCPENSICAPYGPSFFECSCEHNFHGYKCLREGEFPVLLVFGPLGVFMVVISFLLWVTQRRKVKSL
- the atraid gene encoding all-trans retinoic acid-induced differentiation factor isoform X2, whose amino-acid sequence is MKAGCSQLKPVLLVLILNLCFYASYQLNELQVCELCSGAVLNGTAVGRFCSSSAGRIDGRCCLKNDNTSDPERIIGLDLSNCSLTHVEDLHGASTALMIDLSLNPIVNISDTAFQGFIELNYMILPQDIVCPGGNASWEKVEFKEGNRLCEGQRDMCNQTGQLSINCPENSICAPYGPSFFECSCEHNFHGYKCLREGEFPVLLVFGPLGVFMVVISFLLWVTQRRKVKSL
- the eif2b4 gene encoding translation initiation factor eIF-2B subunit delta isoform X2; this encodes MADSGVTDGLCSIDDIQRVKSEGRELTKEEKQRLRKEKKQHKKGKEKKDDKAPHEGEKKKKKEEKPVSSAAQPPTQPSQKVPAAAPVPVPASESPAPAEKPAKSKADLKAERRARQDAERASKQGKKGDVGQPAATGKPKAPPSELQPVVKRLPEHVQVDNPDVLRKLAKKLERQQIPLRSDYGYKVSLFSHLHQYSRKAPLTQQLGIPSTVIHPAIVRLGLQYSQGIVAGSNARSVALLHAFKQVIRDYTTPPNEELSRDLVNKLKPYISFLNQCRPLSASMGNAIKYIKKEISNIPSQCKEEEAKRKLLRCIEDYINEKIILAAKAIAKYSIEKISDGDVILVYGCSSLVNHILCEAFEKNRKFRVIVVDSRPRLEGREALRRLVQRGISCTYVLISAVSYILPEVSKVFLGAHALLANGYVMSRVGTSQIALVAKAFNVPVLVCCETYKFCERVQTDSFVSNELDDPDDLIVTRKGKTQLEHWQEVTSLGLLNLVYDVTPPDFVDIVITDLGMIPCTSVPVVLRVKNVDQ
- the eif2b4 gene encoding translation initiation factor eIF-2B subunit delta isoform X1, producing MADSGVTDGLCSIDDIQRVKSEGRELTKEEKQRLRKEKKQHKKGKEKKDDKAPHEGEKKKKKEEKPVSSAAQPPTQPSQKVVPAAAPVPVPASESPAPAEKPAKSKADLKAERRARQDAERASKQGKKGDVGQPAATGKPKAPPSELQPVVKRLPEHVQVDNPDVLRKLAKKLERQQIPLRSDYGYKVSLFSHLHQYSRKAPLTQQLGIPSTVIHPAIVRLGLQYSQGIVAGSNARSVALLHAFKQVIRDYTTPPNEELSRDLVNKLKPYISFLNQCRPLSASMGNAIKYIKKEISNIPSQCKEEEAKRKLLRCIEDYINEKIILAAKAIAKYSIEKISDGDVILVYGCSSLVNHILCEAFEKNRKFRVIVVDSRPRLEGREALRRLVQRGISCTYVLISAVSYILPEVSKVFLGAHALLANGYVMSRVGTSQIALVAKAFNVPVLVCCETYKFCERVQTDSFVSNELDDPDDLIVTRKGKTQLEHWQEVTSLGLLNLVYDVTPPDFVDIVITDLGMIPCTSVPVVLRVKNVDQ